TCATAGACGATATCACCCAAAGCGAATACAAGTATGGCTTTGTCAGTAATATCGAATCCGATAATGCACCGAAAGGATTGAACGAAGAGATCGTTCGGTTCATCTCTGCAAAAAAAAATGAACCTGAATGGTTACTCGAATGGCGATTGAAATCTTTTCGTCATTGGTTAACTATGACCGAACCGAAATGGCCGAATGTTCATTATCCGGAAATTAATTTTCAGGATATCATCTATTACTCTGCACCGAAACAAAAATTACACTGAACTCACTGGATGAAGTTGATCCGGAAATTCGTGCAACGTTTGATAAACTTGGCATCTCTCTCGAAGAACAAAAACGTTTAACAGGTGTTGCTGTTGATGCTGTCATCGATAGCGTTTCTGTAAAAACAACTTTTCGCGGAGCACTTGCTGAACTTGGAATAATCTTCTGTTCATTCAGTGAAGCAGTTCATGATCACCCGGAACTGATAAAAAAATATTTAGGCTCTGTCGTTCCGAGTACCGATAATTTTTATGCAGCATTGAACTCCGCAGTTTTCAGCGATGGTTCTTTCTGTTATATTCCAAAAGGCGTTCGTTGCCCGATGGAATTATCGACGTACTTCAGAATAAATTCTGCCGGCACCGGACAATTCGAACGTACACTCATCATCGCTGATGAAGGTGCATTCGTTAGTTATCTGGAAGGTTGCACTGCTCCAATGCGTGATGAAAATCAATTGCATGCTGCAGTAGTAGAAATTTACGCTCACAAAGATGCACAGGTAAAATACAGTACAGTACAAAACTGGTATCCGGGCGATAAAAATGGAAAAGGCGGAATCTATAATTTCGTAACCAAGCGCGGAATTTGTGCAGGTGATAATTCAAAGATCTCATGGACGCAAGTTGAAACAGGTTCATCTATCACCTGGAAATATCCGAGTGTGATTTTGAAAGGTGATAATTCTGTTGGTGAATTCTATAGTGTAGCCGTAACGAATAATTATCAGCAGGCTGATACCGGAACGAAAATGATTCACCTCGGAAAAAATACGAAGAGTACAATCGTATCAAAAGGTATTTCCGGTGGACATAGTCATAACAGTTACCGTGGACTCGTTCGCATTTCACCAAAAGCAGAAAATGCCCGCAACTATTCGCAATGTGATTCACTATTACTCGGCGACAAATGCGGCGCACATACATTCCCATATCTTGAAGTAAACAATAAATCAGCAACAGTAGAACACGAAGCTACAACATCAAAAGTCGGCGAAGACCAGATCTTTTATTGCAACCAACGCGGCATCTCTAACGAAGATGCAGTAGGACTGATTGTTAACGGTTATTGCAAAGAAGTCTTTAACCAACTACCAATGGAATTCGCTGTGGAGGCGCAGAAGTTGCTGGCGGTTTCTTTAGAGGGAAGTGTGGGGTGATTTTGTTTGCTGGTTGCATGTTACAGCATATTAGTATGCCTAAAAAAATAAAAGTAAATAAGTTGGTTCATTGGTAACCTGCAAACCTGAAAATTGCAACCTGCAAACCAAAGTTGATAAAGTACATTAGAATTAAACAAAAAAAATGCTATCAATTAAAAATCTATCTGCTAGAGTAGAAGATAAAGAAATATTAAATGGCTTCAACCTCGAAGTAGGTAAAGGAGAAGTCCACGCCATCATGGGCCCTAACGGTTCAGGAAAAAGCACTCTTGCTTCAGTATTGCGGGGAGAGAAAGTTATGAAGTCACTGATGGTGAAGTAAAGTTTAATGGAGAGGATCTTTTAGATATGTCGCCCGAAGACAGCGCACGTAAGGGGTTATTTCTTGCTTTTCAATATCCCGTTGAAATTCCCGGAGTAACGAATGCTAACTTTCTAAAGACAGCATTAAACGAAGTTCGTAAATCAAAAGGTCTTGCGCCGATGGATTCGAAAGACTTTTTGGTGTTGATGAAGGAAAAGATGAAACTCGTTGAAATGGACAAAGCAATGACGCAGCGTTCAGTGAATGAAGGTTTCAGTGGAGGTGAGAAAAAACGCAATGAAGTTTTTCAAATGGCAATGCTCGAACCGACGCTTTCTATACTTGATGAAACTGATTCAGGTCTGGATATTGATGCCTTGAGAATTGTTGCTAACGGTGTGAATGCATTGAGAAGCCCTGAACGTTCTTTCATCGTTATCACTCACTATCAGCGATTACTTGACTATATCGTACCTGATTTCGTTCACGTATTGTACAAAGGAAAAATAGTAAAGTCCGGGACAAAAGAACTTGCTTTCGAACTGGAAGAAAAAGGTTACGACTGGATCAAAGAAGAAGTAGATGCAGCCAAAGTATAATTGGCAGAAACATTATGAATACAACGATCAATACAATGCCGGAATATTTAACACGGTATTTTGAAAATAATAATCTGGCGGGACCTGCTGTTTTGAAGCAGATCAGAAAAGATGCGCTTGCACGTTTTGAAGCATTAGGAATTCCTTCGACTAAACATGAAGAATGGAAGTATACAAATCTCGCACAACTTTCTAAATCAGAATTTCATCCCGCACTTTATCATACACTTTCTGAAAACGATGTTGTGAATGATATGATCGCCGGAAAAGATGTTGTTCTTATGGTTTTTGAAAATGGAAGATTTAACGAAGAACTTTCGAATTTCAATGACCTTCCTGAAGGGGTCACTATCGGAAATCTTTCCGATAACTTAGATAATACTTTAGTAGTTGAAAATATTTCACGCCACGCTTCTTTTCAGAATGAAGCTATGGTTGCATTGAACACAGCACATATTTCAGAAGGTTCATTCATTCACATTGCTAAAGGCGTAATATTTGAAAAACCAATTCATCTGATGTACATCTCCGGTGGTGAAGCTGATACTCTTGCATTACCAAGAAATCTGCTTATCGCAGAAAAAAATTCTTCAGTGAATGTCATTGAAAGTTTTCACTCTCGGGGCAGAGAAACGTCTTTTATCAATATCGTTACTGAAGTTGTAATGGAAGAGAATGCAAAAGTTGAGTGGTCAAAAATTCAACTTGAGAATTCTAATACAATTCATATTAGTCATACTGAATGTACTCAGGCAGTGAATTCGAATTTTGATATTCACACCATTACTTTTGGAGGAAAAATAGTCCGGAACAATCTGCACATTGTATTGAACGGAAAAAATATTACTGCAAACCTCAACGGATTGTATGTTGGTGGTGGTGATTCGCTGATCGATAATCATACGCTTGTTGATCATGCAATGCCTAATTGCCAGAGTAATGAACTTTACAAAGGTGTTTTAGATGGCAGATCTAAAGGTGTGTTCAACGGAAAAATTTTCGTTCGTAAAGATGCCCAGAAATCAAACGCTTATCAATCGAATAAAAATATTTTGATGTCTGACGAAGCTTCCATGAATGCAAAACCGCAACTGGAGATCTTCGCTGATGATGTTAAATGTAGCCACGGTGCTACAACCGGTCAACTCGACAAAGAAGCCCTCTTCTATTTACGCAGTAGGGGTATCGGTGAAGAAGCGGCACGGGCTTTTCTTACCATTGCTTTTGCTGAAGATGTTCTCAACAGAATTACGAATGAAACACTTCGTGAAGAATTGAAATCACGAATCAGCGAAAGATTAATTGCAAAAAATTAATGGACAGTGTAATTACAGATCCGGTGACTAAAGCACCATTTGATGTTGAATCTGTCAGACGAGATTTTCCTGTACTGAAAGGAAAAGCTCATGGAAAACCTTTGATTTATTTTGATAATGCTGCGACAAGTCAGAAACCACAGGTGGTGATTGATAAACTGGTCGACTATTACTCTAATTATAATGCTAACATTCATCGTGGTGTTCATTATCTAAGTCAGAAAGCTTCGAATGAATTTGATGTTGTTCGCTCAATCGTTCAGAAATTCATTAACGCTTCTTCTGAAAGAGAGATCATTTTTGTTAAAGGAACTACCGAAGGAATAAATTTAGTCGCATCGACTTATGGCCGGAAGAATGTAAAGGCCGGTGATGAAGTGATTGTGTCTGCAATGGAGCATCATAGTAACATCGTTCCATGGCAAATGCTTTGTGAGGAAAAAGGAGCTACTCTGAAAGTCATTCCGATGAATGAAAAAGGAGAGATCATAATGGATGAGTATAAAAAATTACTGTCTGATAAAACGAAATTTGTCAGCGTAGTTCATACTTCAAATTCTCTTGGTACGGTGAATCCGGTGAAAGAGATCATTCGTCTTGCTCATGAAAGAAATATTCCTGTGATGGTGGATGCTGCTCAAGGTATTGTACATTCAACAATCGATGTACAAAAACTGGATTGTGATTTTTTAACTTTTTCAGGACATAAAGTATTTTCTCCAACAGGAACAGGTGTTTTATTTGGAAAAACTGAATTGCTTGAAGCGATGCCACCATATCAGGGTGGAGGTGAGATGATCAGTTCAGTGAAATTTGAGAAAACGACTTACAATGAGATACCATATAAGTTTGAAGCCGGTACTCCTAATATTGCTGATGTAATTGGTTTAGGAGCCGGACTGAATTATTTTTCCGGAATTGATCAGGCAGGAGCGCATGCTCATGAGCAGGCTTTGCTGAAATATGCTTCGGAGAAATTGTCTGCTATCGACGGAGTACGACTGATCGGAACTGCAAAAGAAAAGGCAAGTGTTGTTTCATTTGTCATTGATGGATTGAATGCACTTGATGTCGGAATGTTTCTTGATACGATGGGAATTGCTGTCCGCACCGGACAACATTGTACTGAACCTGTAATGGATCAATTCTGTATTCCAGGAACAATACGAGCTTCGTTTTTATTCTATAACACATTTGCTGAAATCGATTCTTTAATAGAAGGAGTGAAAAGGCAATTAAATTACTGAAGAACTAAAATGAAGATCGAAGAAATTGAAAAATCAATAGTTGAAGATTTTGAACTCTTCGATGAATGGGCTGAAAAATATCAGTACATCATTGAACTGGGACAAAAACTTCCACCTCTTGATGATAAATATAAAATTGAAGAAAATAAGATCAAAGGTTGCCAAAGCAGTGTTTGGTTAAATGCATATAGTAAAGAAGGAAAAGTATTTTTTGAAGCTGACAGCGACTCTACCTTTGTGAAAGGTGAGATTGCATTACTTATAAATGTTCTTTCCGGACAAGATCCAAAAGATGTTGTTGAAACTGATTTAAAGTTCATCGATGAAATTGGATTACGTCAGCATATTGCAGTTACCCGCGCTAACGGACTTGCATCAATGATCAAGCAAATGAAATTATACGCATTAGGTTTGAACTCGAAACAATCGGCATGACAGAAAACACGCCATCAACTATAACTCCAGACGGTCATCCGGTCAGATCGTTACGTGAACGAGTGATTGAAACATTGAAAACATGTTACGATCCGGAAATTCCTGTCGATATCTATGAGCTCGGATTAATTTATGAGATCAAAGAACTTCCCGGGAACGACTTGCATATTAAAATGACATTGACATCACCCGCATGTCCGGTTGCTGAAACTTTACCGGTTGATGTAGAAAATAAATTAAAATTAATGCCCGACGTTAACAATGCCACAGTAGAAATCACATTCGACCCGCCATGGGAAAAGGATATGATGAGTGAAGAGGCGAAGTTGGAGTTGGGGATGTGGTGAGTCGAAGTTCAATGTTCAAAGTTCAAAGTTCAAAGTTGGCTTCGTAGGTGACTACGAAGCCAACTTTGAACTTTGAACATTGAACAAAAAAAACATTCTAAAGAAAATGGAACCTATCATAAATAAAGTAGCTTCTTCCGGTCTTATCACCATCGACCTTGAAGATCTCTATCCTGAAGAAGAGCGTATACTTTTTGATCTAAAGCCGTGGTTGTTTCAGGAATTGATACTTAAAGAAAAAGACTTTCGTGAAAATTTAAAAACGCACGACTGGAGTCAATACAAAGATAAATTTGTTGCTGTTGTTTGTTCAGCTGATGCAATTGTTCCGGCGTGGACGTACATGTTGATTTTTTCCCAGCTTGAACCTGTTGCTAAAAAAATTATTTTCGGTGATCTGAAGAGACTTGAAGAAGAAATTTTTGAAGATGTGATCGATTCAATCGATGCAGAAAAGTATCGTGATCAACGTGTGATCATTAAAGGCTGTTCGAAAAAAGAAATTCCACTTTTTACTTATGCTGCATTGACTGCTAAGCTTCGTCCTTTTGTAAAGAGTATCATGTTTGGGGAACCTTGTAGTACTGTGCCGGTGTTCAAGAGGAAGGACACTGTTTAAATTAGGTCAAAGGTTAAAGGTCAAAGGTCACGCGGACTGGCAAAACTCCTAGCTTAATTGGAAATTTCGACTTTTTCTGTGGTTTTTCTGCGTTTTCTGCGCAATTCTGCGGGAAATAAATTTTTGTCGCTATTATTTTGGAATATGCTGAAAATTGATTTGCTTTGTATCGCAAAGTACTTTTAAATCAATCAAAAATGAACCAGCAGGAAAAGCAACTAGAAACACTGACAGAGATCCGTTCACTCATGGAACGCTCTTCACGTTTTATTTCTCTCAGCGGACTCTCAGGAATATTTGCAGGAATTTTTGCTCTCCTGGGCGCAACTGCTGTCGCTGTTAATTATGGTTTTACATTCGATTCAATGTTTTATTATGGAAAAGCAGAACTTGAAACAGGTGAAGCAAATTTGTCTTTTTATATTTTCTTTGGAATTATTGCATTAAGTATGGTTGTCGCTTCGCTGACTTTTGGTTACTACTTTACTTCTAAAAAAGCAAAAAAGAATAACCTTGCAGTATGGGATTCATCTGCAAAAAGATTACTCATTAATTTATTTATTCCTTTAGTTACCGGCGGATTGTTTTGCGAAATTTTAATTTATCACGAACTACTTCCACTTGTTGTTCCTTCTACACTTATATTTTACGGACTTGCTTTACTCAATGCAAGTAAATACACATTAAACGATATTCGTTTTTTGGGAATCTGTGAAATTATTCTTGGATTAGCTTCAGCTATATTTGTGAAATATGGATTACTTTGCTGGACAATCGGTTTTGGTTTACTTCATATCATTTATGGTACAGCAATGTATTACAAGTACGAGCGATGAAAAATTATATCGACGATCTTAATAAAGCATTCGAAAGCAGGATCAGGCTCGGTATCATGTCCATTCTCATGGTCAATGATTCGGTTGACTTTAATACTTTCAAAGAATTGCTCAATATTACAGATGGTAACCTTGCCAGTCATGCTGCTGCCTTAGAAAAACTGGAATTCATTCTGATCAGAAAACAATTCGTTGGAAAAAAACCTAATACGACTTATGCAATTACAAAAAAGGGACGTAAAGCTTTCGGAGAACATCTCGATGGACTTGAAAAATTATTAAAAAAAAGAGAGTGATATTTTTTTATACCATCACTTTGAAATACAAAGTACTTTTAAATAAAGAAACTAGAAACTCATACAAACGAAATTAATCCTAAATATATCTAAAATGAAAAAGAACGATTGGATACTGATCATCAGTGTAATCTTATACAGCTTCCTATTCTATAATCAATTTGCAGGAGTGAATTTTTTAATTTTCAACATCGCTCTGATAATTGGATTATTGTTGAAAGAAAGGGAACTTGTTAAAAATAAAAAGTGGAAACTTTCAGCATTCCTGAGTCTGGGAACTTCTCTGGCAATAACCATTTATGGAAACGGACTCGCAGTATTTGCAAATGTTATTGCTTTAAGTTTGCTTTCTGCATTTAGTTTAAGAAACAACAATTCATTTTTAATATCACTTGCATTTTCTTTTTATTCTTATGCAACGTCCGTTTTTTATATGGTACTGGATTGGCAAAAGCGAGCAAATAGTGAAGCAACAAAATCAGTACCTTCAGTTAAAAGAACATTTCTGATCATAATACCTGTTCTGATCACAATATTCTTTTTGTTTCTCTACAGAGCGTCAAATCCATTGTTCAATGATTTTATTAAGAAAATAAATCTGGATTTTATTTCATTTGAGCTTATCTTTTTTACAATATTTGGATTTATACTTCTTTATGGTTTTTATTATCACAGAAAGATAAATCTTATCTCTGCGATAGATGAAAATTCTAAGCAATCTATATCAGCCGGCGCAAGCGAATCCACATTAATATTTGGAAAATCACTTTCGCAAAGCGATGAATTATTTTCAGGAAAACTTCTCTTCGTCTTGTTGAATATTCTGGTGCTAATAATAAATATTCTGGATTTTGACTTTTTATTTATTAGTCATCATTTACCGGAAGATGTAACATATTCTCAATTTGTTCATCAGGGAATCGGAGCATTGATCTTTTCAATTGTTATGTCTGTACTGATTATTCTCTTCTATTTCCGGGGCGGGATCAATTTTTCGAAAGATAATAAACTAATAAAGACACTTGCTTACTTATGGATAATTCAGAACGTGATCATGCTAATCTCAACCTCAATGAGGAACGGCATGTATATAAATGAATATGGACTGACATATAAACGAATTGGAGTATTTATTTATCTTCTTCTTACTACAATTGGTCTGATTACAACATCTATAAAGATCGCAAAATATAAAACCACATCCTTCCTTATCAGGATAAACTCTTGGCTGTTTTATTTTGTTCTTGTTATTTCATGTTTTGTAAATTGGGATATGTTTATCACCAATTACAATATTAAACATAGTGGGAAAGTCAGTAAAGATTATCTGGTTATGCTTTCTGAAACAAATCTCCCGGAACTTTTTAAACTTGAAAAGGAAGACGTTAAATTAATGAAATCTGTTATTGGTGATTCGGTTACTGATGCACAGAGATATTATGAAGTACAATTGGGGACTAAACTTTTTGAATTTATGAAGCAGGATAAACAAATGGATTGGCGGTCCTGGAATTATGATCATTCACAAGTGAAGAATGATCTTATCGATTTAAATAGTCGTTCTGAAATCCCACGGGTCAGGTTAGTAGAGAAAGGATTATATGATCTCAATGTAATTAAAGAGTTCTGGAATTTGACAGACTTGGATGTTCAGTCGAATTACATAAGATCTGTATCTGAAATTAAATTCTTCCCCGGACTTGTAAAACTTGATCTTGGTTGGAATCGAATTTCGAGATTGGAAGGAATTGATAATCTTCAAAAGTTAGAGTATCTTAATTTGAGAGGAAATCCTATCACAGACTATTCGCCTTTACTTAAGCTGAATAATCTTAAAGAACTTCATTTGCCGATAAATATATCGAATGCACAAGTAGACTCCCTGAAATTACGTTTCCCGGATTTGATTCTTGTCAAGTATTAATTAATTGTTCTACTGCTAATAATTAAAAACAATGAAAACGATCAAATCAACCATGCTGTGGTTGACCCTGTTTGGTATAGCTATGGGTTTTCTTGAGACCTCTGTTGTAATTTATTTGCGGAAAATTTACTATCCGGATGGATTTCGCTTTCCATTAGTTGAAATTGGAAATGATATTTTATTGGTGGAAATATTAAGAGAATTTGCAACTATGATAATGCTTTTATCTATTGGATTGCTGATTGGAAAAACAAAATTACAACGATTCGCATTCTTTATTTTCAGTTTCGCTGTTTGGGATATATTTTATTACATCTTTCTTAAAATATTAATTGACTGGCCGGAATCATTTCTGACACCTGATATTTTATTCTTAATTCCTGTTCCGTGGGTTGGACCGGTAGTGACACCGATCATCTTGTCTATATCAATGATTGTTTTATCATTTATTATCCTCCGACAC
This window of the Bacteroidota bacterium genome carries:
- the sufD gene encoding Fe-S cluster assembly protein SufD yields the protein MNTTINTMPEYLTRYFENNNLAGPAVLKQIRKDALARFEALGIPSTKHEEWKYTNLAQLSKSEFHPALYHTLSENDVVNDMIAGKDVVLMVFENGRFNEELSNFNDLPEGVTIGNLSDNLDNTLVVENISRHASFQNEAMVALNTAHISEGSFIHIAKGVIFEKPIHLMYISGGEADTLALPRNLLIAEKNSSVNVIESFHSRGRETSFINIVTEVVMEENAKVEWSKIQLENSNTIHISHTECTQAVNSNFDIHTITFGGKIVRNNLHIVLNGKNITANLNGLYVGGGDSLIDNHTLVDHAMPNCQSNELYKGVLDGRSKGVFNGKIFVRKDAQKSNAYQSNKNILMSDEASMNAKPQLEIFADDVKCSHGATTGQLDKEALFYLRSRGIGEEAARAFLTIAFAEDVLNRITNETLREELKSRISERLIAKN
- a CDS encoding cysteine desulfurase encodes the protein MDSVITDPVTKAPFDVESVRRDFPVLKGKAHGKPLIYFDNAATSQKPQVVIDKLVDYYSNYNANIHRGVHYLSQKASNEFDVVRSIVQKFINASSEREIIFVKGTTEGINLVASTYGRKNVKAGDEVIVSAMEHHSNIVPWQMLCEEKGATLKVIPMNEKGEIIMDEYKKLLSDKTKFVSVVHTSNSLGTVNPVKEIIRLAHERNIPVMVDAAQGIVHSTIDVQKLDCDFLTFSGHKVFSPTGTGVLFGKTELLEAMPPYQGGGEMISSVKFEKTTYNEIPYKFEAGTPNIADVIGLGAGLNYFSGIDQAGAHAHEQALLKYASEKLSAIDGVRLIGTAKEKASVVSFVIDGLNALDVGMFLDTMGIAVRTGQHCTEPVMDQFCIPGTIRASFLFYNTFAEIDSLIEGVKRQLNY
- a CDS encoding SufE family protein, encoding MKIEEIEKSIVEDFELFDEWAEKYQYIIELGQKLPPLDDKYKIEENKIKGCQSSVWLNAYSKEGKVFFEADSDSTFVKGEIALLINVLSGQDPKDVVETDLKFIDEIGLRQHIAVTRANGLASMIKQMKLYALGLNSKQSA
- a CDS encoding DUF59 domain-containing protein gives rise to the protein MTENTPSTITPDGHPVRSLRERVIETLKTCYDPEIPVDIYELGLIYEIKELPGNDLHIKMTLTSPACPVAETLPVDVENKLKLMPDVNNATVEITFDPPWEKDMMSEEAKLELGMW
- a CDS encoding DUF2480 family protein; its protein translation is MEPIINKVASSGLITIDLEDLYPEEERILFDLKPWLFQELILKEKDFRENLKTHDWSQYKDKFVAVVCSADAIVPAWTYMLIFSQLEPVAKKIIFGDLKRLEEEIFEDVIDSIDAEKYRDQRVIIKGCSKKEIPLFTYAALTAKLRPFVKSIMFGEPCSTVPVFKRKDTV
- a CDS encoding transcriptional regulator, producing the protein MKNYIDDLNKAFESRIRLGIMSILMVNDSVDFNTFKELLNITDGNLASHAAALEKLEFILIRKQFVGKKPNTTYAITKKGRKAFGEHLDGLEKLLKKRE
- a CDS encoding DUF4173 domain-containing protein codes for the protein MKKNDWILIISVILYSFLFYNQFAGVNFLIFNIALIIGLLLKERELVKNKKWKLSAFLSLGTSLAITIYGNGLAVFANVIALSLLSAFSLRNNNSFLISLAFSFYSYATSVFYMVLDWQKRANSEATKSVPSVKRTFLIIIPVLITIFFLFLYRASNPLFNDFIKKINLDFISFELIFFTIFGFILLYGFYYHRKINLISAIDENSKQSISAGASESTLIFGKSLSQSDELFSGKLLFVLLNILVLIINILDFDFLFISHHLPEDVTYSQFVHQGIGALIFSIVMSVLIILFYFRGGINFSKDNKLIKTLAYLWIIQNVIMLISTSMRNGMYINEYGLTYKRIGVFIYLLLTTIGLITTSIKIAKYKTTSFLIRINSWLFYFVLVISCFVNWDMFITNYNIKHSGKVSKDYLVMLSETNLPELFKLEKEDVKLMKSVIGDSVTDAQRYYEVQLGTKLFEFMKQDKQMDWRSWNYDHSQVKNDLIDLNSRSEIPRVRLVEKGLYDLNVIKEFWNLTDLDVQSNYIRSVSEIKFFPGLVKLDLGWNRISRLEGIDNLQKLEYLNLRGNPITDYSPLLKLNNLKELHLPINISNAQVDSLKLRFPDLILVKY